The following coding sequences lie in one Gemmatimonadota bacterium genomic window:
- a CDS encoding methyltransferase domain-containing protein, with the protein MPGGQGNAQGGGSTPRPDVVRFYETYAEEDRLAGPFRLEGERTREVLGRVLPPAPARILDIGGAAGAYAFWLRERGYQVHLMDAVSRLVRVAHGRRTAAGVALDSAQVGDARALPFADQSADAVLLLGPLYHLPEPDDRLRALSEARRVLRPGGRLVAAAISRFASAMDALVRELYLDPVFESILDADLRTGRHHNPGEHPDYFTTAALHRPDELRAEVEAAGLICDGLIGVEGPAAALADIETRLEDPRRRSLLFALLARLESEPALLGVSPHLLAVAHAP; encoded by the coding sequence ATGCCGGGCGGCCAGGGGAACGCTCAGGGGGGCGGGAGCACGCCCAGGCCGGACGTCGTCCGTTTCTACGAGACGTACGCCGAGGAGGATCGCCTTGCGGGTCCTTTTCGCCTGGAGGGAGAGCGTACCCGCGAGGTGCTCGGCCGGGTGCTGCCTCCCGCCCCAGCCCGCATCCTCGACATCGGCGGTGCCGCCGGAGCCTACGCGTTCTGGCTCCGCGAGCGAGGCTACCAGGTGCACCTGATGGATGCGGTGTCTCGTCTGGTTCGAGTAGCCCACGGACGACGCACTGCTGCGGGAGTTGCCCTCGACAGCGCTCAGGTGGGAGACGCACGGGCGCTTCCGTTCGCGGACCAGAGCGCCGATGCCGTGTTGCTGCTGGGCCCCCTCTACCATCTGCCGGAGCCCGACGACCGGCTGCGTGCGCTGTCCGAGGCTCGGCGCGTACTGCGTCCGGGCGGACGGCTGGTGGCGGCAGCCATTTCGCGCTTCGCTTCCGCCATGGACGCGCTGGTGCGCGAGCTCTACCTCGATCCGGTATTCGAGTCGATCCTCGACGCGGACCTGCGCACGGGGCGACACCACAATCCTGGTGAGCATCCCGACTACTTCACCACTGCGGCCCTCCATCGGCCGGACGAGCTGCGGGCAGAGGTCGAGGCTGCGGGCCTGATCTGCGACGGGCTCATCGGTGTGGAGGGTCCAGCCGCGGCGCTCGCTGACATCGAGACACGACTCGAGGATCCGAGGCGGAGGAGTCTCCTGTTCGCCCTCCTGGCTCGACTCGAGTCGGAGCCGGCTCTGCTCGGCGTGAGCCCCCACCTGCTCGCCGTCGCGCACGCGCCCTGA
- the crcB gene encoding fluoride efflux transporter CrcB: protein MTGFSLSQLLLVGTGGFLGSVGRYLVGVLAYRLVPIQVFPLGTLVVNIVGCFGIGVMGRMVELQGSPDPSLRLFVLVGLLGGFTTFSAFAAESVGLAQAGHPGRAALNVALQVVVGLAAAWAGYQLMEG, encoded by the coding sequence ATGACCGGCTTTTCGCTTTCGCAGCTCCTGCTGGTGGGAACTGGAGGGTTCCTGGGGTCGGTGGGCCGCTATCTGGTCGGAGTGCTGGCCTACCGGCTGGTGCCCATCCAGGTCTTTCCGCTCGGCACCCTGGTCGTGAACATCGTGGGCTGCTTCGGCATCGGCGTGATGGGTCGGATGGTCGAGCTGCAAGGCTCGCCGGACCCGTCCCTGCGCCTGTTCGTCCTGGTGGGACTTCTCGGTGGGTTCACCACCTTCTCGGCGTTCGCCGCCGAATCGGTGGGGCTCGCACAGGCCGGACATCCCGGCCGCGCAGCCCTCAACGTAGCGCTCCAGGTCGTGGTCGGTCTGGCAGCCGCCTGGGCCGGGTATCAGTTGATGGAGGGCTGA
- a CDS encoding DUF2231 domain-containing protein — MIPDPLHPAIVHFPVVLAVALPLVVLYVLVRHRTTPPTRSTWAGVVLLSLALAGSSWLALETGEAQEETVEDVVPRTALHAHEEAAEALLGVTVITVLVALTGLAGGRAGSAARIATGVAALAVVVAGYRVGHSGGELVYRHGAAQAYVQGASSQARIDLTGRADRDDDDDERHR, encoded by the coding sequence ATGATTCCCGATCCGCTCCATCCCGCCATCGTCCACTTCCCCGTGGTCCTGGCCGTGGCGCTGCCGCTCGTCGTCCTGTACGTGCTGGTCCGCCACCGCACCACGCCACCCACCCGCTCCACCTGGGCCGGGGTGGTGCTCCTTTCACTGGCGCTGGCCGGATCGTCCTGGCTGGCCCTCGAGACAGGAGAGGCCCAGGAGGAGACCGTGGAGGACGTGGTGCCGCGCACCGCGCTGCACGCCCACGAGGAGGCGGCCGAAGCGCTGCTGGGTGTCACGGTGATCACCGTGTTGGTGGCACTCACCGGCCTGGCCGGGGGCCGCGCCGGATCGGCGGCACGCATTGCCACCGGGGTGGCTGCGCTCGCCGTGGTCGTGGCGGGCTACCGGGTCGGGCATAGCGGCGGGGAGCTGGTCTATCGCCACGGCGCCGCGCAGGCCTACGTGCAGGGCGCGTCCAGCCAGGCGCGAATCGACCTCACGGGCCGAGCAGACCGGGACGATGACGACGACGAGCGTCATCGCTGA
- a CDS encoding VOC family protein: MAIAADAHPATLTLGVRSPAELTRFYRDVLGLTVHEETSERVLLGGGVPFLALEPADPSVTVRPATGLFHVALLYPERARLADALARLAAARYPLQGAADHGVSEALYLADPEGNGIELYRDRSRAEWPFQGGALQMVTDPLDVQALLREGDADAPPPPTVGIGHMHLRVSDLLAAEEFYVEGVGLERMQRWRSEASFLAAGGYHHHLGINTWSSLGLPQPHAGAPGLRAWTMQVGAADELERLAQRLDALGWPFARDGESVQVREPAGSVLQVTTRGPFA; this comes from the coding sequence ATGGCGATCGCAGCGGATGCGCACCCGGCCACGTTGACGCTCGGCGTTCGCTCGCCGGCCGAGCTCACGAGGTTCTACCGCGACGTGCTGGGGCTGACGGTACACGAGGAGACCTCTGAACGGGTGCTGCTCGGGGGCGGCGTGCCCTTCCTCGCGCTCGAGCCAGCAGATCCTTCGGTGACCGTGCGCCCCGCGACAGGGCTGTTCCATGTGGCCCTGCTCTACCCGGAGCGAGCCCGTCTGGCGGACGCGTTGGCTCGCTTGGCGGCGGCGCGCTATCCGCTCCAGGGCGCGGCCGACCATGGTGTCAGCGAAGCGCTCTACCTGGCAGACCCGGAAGGCAACGGCATCGAGCTCTATCGTGACCGCTCACGCGCCGAATGGCCGTTTCAGGGTGGCGCGCTGCAGATGGTCACCGATCCGCTCGATGTGCAGGCCCTGCTGCGGGAGGGCGACGCGGACGCCCCGCCCCCGCCGACGGTGGGGATCGGCCACATGCACCTGCGCGTGTCCGACTTGCTGGCCGCGGAGGAGTTCTACGTGGAGGGGGTAGGGCTCGAACGCATGCAACGCTGGCGGAGCGAAGCCAGCTTCCTGGCCGCCGGGGGATACCACCACCATCTCGGCATCAACACCTGGTCCTCCCTCGGACTGCCGCAACCCCATGCCGGTGCTCCGGGCCTGAGGGCCTGGACCATGCAGGTCGGTGCGGCGGACGAGTTGGAGCGACTGGCCCAGCGCCTGGATGCGTTGGGATGGCCATTCGCTCGCGACGGTGAATCCGTGCAGGTGCGGGAGCCCGCCGGCTCGGTGTTGCAGGTCACGACCCGAGGGCCGTTCGCCTGA
- the ilvA gene encoding threonine ammonia-lyase, whose translation MPTLSDIREARLRLEGNIVLTPCARSLAFVDDLPCEVWFKFENMHRMGAFKERGALNRLSLLTDEERRRGVVAASAGNHAQAVALHATRLGIPSTVVMPETAPFIKVTRTRNYGARVVLKGARFSDAIAEAKRLHDTEGLVMVHAFDDPHVIAGQGTIGLEIAEQVPHVTTVVVPIGGGGVISGTAIAIKALKPEVRVIGVEADAAPTALRSRERGEIVDIETSDTLADGIAVKRVGDLTFPIIEQLVDDIVTVGEEEIASAIMLLLEREKTLVEGAGAVPLAALLAGRIPVSADDVVVPVLCGGNIDVSTLSRIIERGLVGDGRLARLMVKVRDRPGSLARLTDRVAHLGANVLEIGHRRGFADISVGDVEIVMHLETRGRDHVEEIVTGLEAAGLVVEEYL comes from the coding sequence ATGCCCACGTTGAGCGACATCCGTGAGGCGCGCCTTCGCCTCGAAGGGAACATCGTGCTGACGCCGTGTGCTCGCTCGCTGGCGTTCGTCGACGATCTGCCCTGCGAAGTCTGGTTCAAGTTCGAGAACATGCACCGGATGGGCGCCTTCAAGGAGCGTGGCGCCCTCAACCGCCTCAGCCTGCTGACGGACGAGGAGCGCAGGCGGGGCGTGGTGGCTGCCAGCGCCGGCAACCACGCGCAAGCCGTGGCCTTGCACGCCACCCGGCTCGGAATTCCCTCGACCGTGGTGATGCCGGAGACGGCTCCGTTCATCAAGGTCACGCGCACACGCAACTACGGCGCCCGTGTGGTCCTCAAGGGGGCCAGGTTCTCCGATGCCATCGCCGAAGCCAAGCGTCTGCACGACACCGAGGGTCTGGTGATGGTCCACGCCTTCGACGATCCACACGTGATCGCGGGACAAGGCACCATCGGGCTGGAGATCGCCGAGCAGGTCCCGCACGTCACCACGGTGGTCGTACCCATCGGCGGCGGCGGAGTGATCTCCGGCACCGCCATCGCCATCAAGGCGCTCAAGCCGGAGGTGCGGGTGATCGGGGTGGAGGCGGATGCGGCTCCGACGGCGCTGCGCTCGCGGGAACGCGGAGAGATCGTCGATATCGAGACTTCGGACACGCTGGCGGACGGGATCGCCGTCAAACGCGTGGGTGACCTGACCTTTCCCATCATCGAGCAGCTGGTCGACGACATCGTCACGGTCGGTGAGGAGGAGATCGCCAGCGCCATCATGCTGCTGCTCGAGCGCGAGAAGACGCTGGTCGAAGGGGCGGGCGCCGTTCCGCTGGCGGCGTTGCTGGCGGGGCGCATTCCGGTCTCGGCGGACGATGTGGTGGTGCCTGTCCTCTGCGGCGGCAACATCGACGTCAGCACTCTCTCCCGGATCATCGAGCGTGGGCTGGTGGGCGACGGGCGCCTGGCGCGTCTGATGGTGAAGGTGAGGGACCGTCCGGGATCGTTGGCGCGCCTGACCGATCGGGTGGCCCACCTGGGGGCCAACGTGCTGGAGATCGGTCACCGGCGTGGCTTCGCCGACATCTCCGTGGGAGATGTCGAGATCGTGATGCACCTGGAAACCCGGGGGCGCGACCACGTCGAGGAGATCGTCACCGGTCTGGAAGCGGCGGGCCTCGTCGTCGAAGAGTATCTCTAG
- a CDS encoding DEAD/DEAH box helicase has product MSDFKSLGLSESSLAAVEALGWSTPSPIQVKAIPSALEGTDIVGIAQTGTGKTGAFMLPTLERLEPTGVVQALVLCPTRELAQQVAEDTESFAKGSKIKVATIVGGVPFGPQLSALNNGVEVISATPGRLIDHLERKNVDLQHVRVLILDEADRMLDMGFRPQIDEVLKRLKGKRQTLLFSATMPNGVHALALRIMKDPIWIEVTPAGSTAEGIEELCYLVKPAKKPELLLKLLAEPGWEQVLVFTRTKSGADALKVYLEREGVKTDVMHSDLRMKMRTRALDRFTQGDVRVLVATDIAQRGLDVEGISHVVNYDIPLDPEDYVHRIGRTGRAGAVGTAVTFVTATDLGHLKSIEYRLGRPIERVSLPEFDYGGEGVGGPASGPRRTRGGRSGSKTTQELSPEELTRLLSFED; this is encoded by the coding sequence ATGTCAGACTTCAAGAGCCTGGGACTCTCCGAGTCCAGCCTGGCGGCCGTCGAGGCGCTGGGATGGAGCACACCTTCGCCCATCCAGGTGAAGGCGATCCCGTCCGCCCTGGAAGGGACGGACATCGTAGGCATTGCCCAGACGGGCACCGGGAAGACCGGGGCCTTCATGCTGCCCACGCTGGAGCGGCTGGAGCCCACCGGGGTGGTCCAGGCGCTGGTGCTGTGTCCGACGCGCGAGCTGGCCCAGCAGGTGGCCGAGGACACCGAATCGTTCGCGAAGGGCTCCAAGATCAAGGTCGCCACCATCGTGGGCGGCGTACCCTTCGGGCCCCAGTTGAGTGCGCTGAACAACGGAGTCGAGGTGATCTCGGCCACGCCGGGCCGTCTCATCGACCACCTGGAGCGCAAGAACGTCGACCTCCAGCATGTGCGGGTCCTGATCCTGGACGAGGCGGACCGCATGCTGGACATGGGTTTCCGTCCGCAGATCGACGAGGTGCTGAAGCGCCTCAAGGGGAAGCGGCAGACCCTGCTCTTCTCCGCCACCATGCCGAACGGCGTGCATGCGCTGGCGCTCCGCATCATGAAAGACCCGATCTGGATCGAGGTGACGCCTGCGGGGTCCACGGCGGAAGGGATCGAGGAGCTCTGCTACCTGGTGAAGCCGGCCAAGAAGCCGGAGCTGCTCCTCAAGCTCCTGGCCGAGCCGGGCTGGGAGCAGGTGCTGGTCTTCACGCGCACGAAGTCGGGAGCGGACGCGCTCAAGGTCTATCTGGAGCGTGAAGGCGTGAAGACGGACGTGATGCACTCCGACCTGCGCATGAAGATGCGCACTCGCGCCCTCGATCGCTTCACGCAGGGAGACGTGCGTGTTCTGGTCGCCACCGACATCGCCCAGCGGGGCCTCGACGTCGAGGGGATCTCGCACGTGGTGAACTACGACATTCCGCTGGATCCGGAGGACTACGTGCACCGGATCGGGCGTACGGGTCGCGCGGGCGCCGTAGGGACGGCCGTCACCTTCGTGACCGCCACGGATCTCGGTCATCTCAAGTCGATCGAGTATCGCTTGGGTCGACCCATCGAGCGTGTGAGTCTTCCCGAGTTCGACTACGGCGGCGAAGGGGTCGGAGGGCCGGCCAGCGGCCCGCGACGCACCCGCGGCGGGCGCAGTGGCTCCAAGACGACCCAGGAGCTGTCGCCGGAGGAGCTTACACGCTTGCTGAGCTTCGAGGACTAA
- a CDS encoding low molecular weight protein-tyrosine-phosphatase has translation MQRTSVLFVCLGNICRSPLAEGVFRHLVEERAWSERFEIDSAGTGGWHVGEPPDPRSQAVARSHGIVLDSRARRLEPEDLDRFEWVLAMDRENLAALRRAAERIGGGQARLHLLREFDPEAGSDLEVPDPYYGGNDGFEQVYAMIRRACEELLVEISE, from the coding sequence GTGCAACGGACCTCCGTCCTTTTCGTCTGCCTCGGCAACATCTGTCGCTCACCACTCGCCGAGGGCGTGTTCCGACACCTCGTGGAGGAACGTGCGTGGAGCGAGCGCTTCGAGATCGACTCGGCTGGCACCGGAGGGTGGCACGTCGGCGAGCCCCCCGATCCGCGCTCCCAGGCCGTGGCCCGTTCACACGGAATCGTGCTGGACAGCCGAGCCCGCCGCCTGGAACCCGAGGATCTCGACCGCTTCGAGTGGGTGCTGGCCATGGACCGCGAGAACCTCGCGGCCCTTCGTCGGGCGGCAGAGCGCATCGGCGGGGGGCAGGCGCGCCTGCACCTGCTGCGCGAGTTCGATCCCGAGGCCGGCTCCGATCTGGAGGTGCCGGACCCCTACTACGGAGGGAATGACGGCTTCGAGCAGGTGTACGCCATGATCCGCCGCGCCTGTGAAGAGCTGCTGGTTGAGATCTCCGAGTGA
- a CDS encoding fructosamine kinase family protein translates to MSRGEPSLTGLPASLRATVQDRLGSPIRDAHPVSGGCIHDARLLELEGGSRAFLKWGARQDPEIFVAEAEGLDALRVAGAPRLPQVLGVSAAGEGPGWLLLEYIAPGRPGPAFHDQLAVGLASIHRAGTGPAGWHRQGWIGPLDQDNRRSPDWPAFWRDRRLLPQLERAHREGLLDRLRSPWPELLDRVEVLLAHRSGAARLHGDLWSGNVFADGAGEPVLIDPAVYHGDALVDLAMAYLFGGFAPRFFRAYYEAAELDEESERERALYQLYPLLVHVNLFGGSYVRAALRSASLVLS, encoded by the coding sequence GTGAGCCGGGGCGAGCCGAGCCTGACCGGCCTGCCCGCGAGCCTGCGGGCGACTGTGCAAGATCGCCTCGGCTCGCCCATCCGCGACGCGCACCCCGTCTCCGGGGGCTGCATCCATGACGCCCGGCTTCTCGAGCTGGAAGGCGGGTCCCGCGCGTTCCTGAAGTGGGGTGCGCGGCAGGACCCCGAGATCTTCGTCGCGGAAGCGGAGGGATTGGACGCGCTGCGCGTCGCTGGGGCACCGCGCCTCCCGCAGGTGTTGGGGGTGTCCGCTGCGGGCGAGGGGCCCGGTTGGCTGCTCCTCGAATACATCGCGCCCGGGCGTCCCGGCCCCGCCTTCCACGACCAGCTGGCCGTTGGCCTGGCCTCGATCCACCGCGCCGGGACCGGCCCAGCGGGGTGGCACCGACAGGGGTGGATCGGGCCTCTCGACCAGGACAACCGCCGCAGCCCGGACTGGCCGGCCTTCTGGCGGGACCGGCGACTGCTGCCCCAGCTGGAGCGCGCGCACCGAGAGGGGTTGCTCGACCGGTTGCGCAGCCCGTGGCCGGAGCTGCTGGACCGCGTGGAGGTGCTACTGGCCCATCGGTCCGGAGCTGCCCGGCTGCACGGCGATCTGTGGAGCGGCAACGTGTTTGCGGACGGCGCCGGTGAACCCGTCCTGATCGATCCTGCCGTCTACCACGGGGACGCGCTCGTGGACCTGGCCATGGCCTACCTGTTCGGCGGCTTCGCGCCGCGGTTCTTCCGAGCCTACTACGAGGCGGCGGAGCTGGACGAGGAGTCGGAGCGGGAGCGGGCTCTGTACCAGCTCTATCCCCTGCTGGTGCACGTCAACCTGTTCGGCGGCAGCTACGTGCGCGCCGCGCTCCGCAGCGCGAGCCTCGTATTGTCCTGA
- a CDS encoding pyridoxal phosphate-dependent aminotransferase, whose protein sequence is MRFSSNIAQLRPSATIAVSTLAKRLKAEGRDIIDLSAGEPDFDTPDWISEAGIEAIRAGRTRYTPTPGIPELRQAIARYHEDEAGRPLDAEGVVVGAGAKQPLFNACFCLFGPGDEVLVATPYWTSYPEMITLARATPVFVSGDESRDHKLTPEDLERVRTPNTKGLLFSSPSNPSGAVYTAEELRAVAEWARDHDVVLLSDEIYQRIYFGPGGRAPGVLSLPPDSLGPYVLFNGASKAVAMTGWRIGYSYSEPDLARKMTALQSHTTSNPAAPSQYATLAAYQDPQRMNAAVAEMLGAFRRRRDLVTTRVQEKLPGVSYVRPDGAFYLYFRVDGAFGESLSSAADVCTRVLEEVGVALVPGEAFGDARYARMSFATSDALLEEAIDRMARVLGAQGAGVR, encoded by the coding sequence GTGCGGTTCAGCAGCAACATCGCCCAACTCCGGCCCTCGGCCACCATCGCGGTCAGCACCCTGGCCAAGCGCCTGAAGGCCGAGGGTCGCGACATCATCGATCTGAGTGCCGGTGAGCCGGACTTCGATACGCCGGACTGGATCTCCGAAGCGGGGATCGAGGCGATCCGCGCGGGCCGGACGCGGTACACACCCACGCCCGGCATCCCCGAGCTTCGACAGGCGATCGCCCGCTACCACGAGGACGAGGCCGGCCGCCCCCTCGACGCCGAGGGCGTGGTGGTGGGGGCCGGCGCCAAGCAGCCGCTCTTCAACGCGTGCTTCTGTCTGTTCGGGCCCGGGGACGAGGTCCTGGTGGCCACGCCCTACTGGACCAGCTATCCCGAGATGATCACGCTGGCCCGGGCCACCCCCGTCTTCGTGAGCGGCGACGAGTCCCGCGACCACAAGCTCACACCCGAGGACCTGGAGCGCGTACGCACTCCGAACACGAAAGGGCTGCTGTTCAGTTCACCGTCGAATCCCAGCGGTGCGGTCTACACGGCGGAGGAGCTGCGGGCAGTCGCCGAGTGGGCGCGTGACCACGACGTCGTGTTGCTGTCCGACGAGATCTATCAACGGATCTACTTCGGGCCGGGCGGACGTGCGCCCGGTGTGCTTTCCCTGCCCCCGGACTCGCTCGGTCCGTACGTCCTCTTCAACGGTGCGTCCAAGGCCGTCGCGATGACGGGGTGGCGGATCGGCTACTCGTATTCCGAGCCCGATCTGGCCCGGAAGATGACGGCATTGCAGAGCCATACCACATCGAATCCGGCGGCGCCGAGCCAGTACGCCACCTTGGCTGCCTATCAGGACCCGCAGCGCATGAACGCAGCCGTCGCCGAGATGCTGGGTGCGTTTCGTCGTCGGCGGGATCTGGTCACGACGCGCGTGCAAGAGAAACTTCCCGGGGTCAGCTACGTGCGCCCGGACGGAGCGTTCTATCTCTACTTCCGTGTGGATGGCGCGTTCGGCGAGTCCCTGTCCAGCGCCGCCGACGTGTGCACTCGGGTCCTGGAGGAGGTGGGCGTGGCCCTGGTGCCGGGTGAGGCGTTCGGAGACGCGCGCTACGCGCGCATGAGCTTCGCCACCTCCGATGCGCTCCTCGAAGAGGCCATCGATCGCATGGCCCGCGTGCTGGGCGCCCAAGGCGCGGGCGTCCGTTAG
- a CDS encoding DsbA family protein has product MPSPIRLYFDYVDPLAWPAEARARELAALGFTVEHIPLELRAPPAPLLAPEELADRQAQAARLGPPGLAPLPRFVPWTRKAHELAMMGREKGVFDRVHTALLTAHLCRALDIGRIDVLVELAAGLGLDRTEAKAVLDVDRHADAIARIREHALSAGIATVPWFMVGERSFPGVPDMAALVHAAQEE; this is encoded by the coding sequence GTGCCGTCACCCATTCGGTTGTACTTCGACTACGTGGACCCGCTCGCCTGGCCCGCCGAGGCGCGGGCCCGGGAGCTGGCCGCCCTAGGGTTCACCGTCGAGCACATCCCCTTGGAGCTCCGGGCGCCCCCGGCCCCCCTGCTCGCCCCGGAGGAGCTGGCGGACCGGCAGGCCCAGGCCGCCCGCCTGGGTCCGCCTGGACTGGCGCCCCTCCCGCGATTCGTGCCCTGGACCCGAAAAGCGCACGAGCTGGCCATGATGGGCCGGGAGAAGGGGGTCTTCGACAGGGTTCACACCGCCCTGCTGACTGCCCATCTTTGCAGGGCTCTGGACATCGGGCGCATCGACGTGCTGGTGGAGTTGGCCGCCGGGCTCGGTCTGGACCGGACCGAGGCGAAAGCGGTGCTGGACGTCGACCGGCATGCGGACGCGATCGCCCGTATCCGAGAGCATGCGCTCTCGGCCGGCATCGCCACGGTCCCCTGGTTCATGGTCGGCGAACGGAGCTTCCCGGGCGTCCCCGACATGGCGGCGCTCGTGCACGCAGCACAGGAGGAGTGA
- a CDS encoding DEAD/DEAH box helicase — MESFEAMGLAADLIEALGTEGVEVPTPLQAGVMPVIRRGGSVLLEGGPGGGTLVAYGAALLDRLEEPSRQSVLIATTGDTESDALARSLAPIAEVRGASVAALGSHWATPTDACILFGSVDRLVDLLRLSELDLENVQALVCDGTAVAEGMGKLEGLTLLAEALPGVQKVFVGLPISPAVEALARRTADKPVHIPPRAVEAEGAAPATGRGTLQYRLVAGRRLDHLVNIVHERIERAGREHVAISFRTEDQAADVGDEIATRGFTVGAPGDLEARVWLCPPSASELPQVEDPITVVGYEAPVGPEALTTLYASHTDCIVLVEARELPHLRDTAGRAGFDVRVLPVRPSERADAELLALERRLRARLKAPGLTPFLLLAERLAGEQDPLEVASAALALALETGPTPSAAPRERAEVGAQAPPAAASWTKLFLSIGSKDQVGPGDLLGAITGESGISGSQVGRIDIHETYTLLDVQTAQAEKVMKALNGTTIRGRSIRADFDRGQKKSRPRGGPRGGRGRGPRTPRPQGNA, encoded by the coding sequence ATGGAGTCTTTCGAGGCCATGGGCCTGGCCGCAGACCTGATCGAGGCGCTGGGCACGGAAGGGGTCGAAGTGCCCACTCCCCTCCAGGCCGGCGTCATGCCCGTCATCCGCAGGGGCGGCAGCGTGCTGCTGGAGGGTGGCCCTGGCGGAGGAACGCTGGTGGCCTACGGAGCGGCCCTGCTCGACCGGCTCGAGGAGCCCAGCCGCCAATCGGTCCTCATCGCCACGACGGGTGACACCGAATCCGATGCCCTGGCACGGTCGCTGGCTCCGATCGCCGAGGTGCGCGGCGCCAGCGTCGCTGCCCTGGGCAGCCACTGGGCCACCCCGACCGACGCCTGCATCCTGTTCGGGTCGGTCGATCGACTCGTCGACCTGTTGCGACTGTCGGAGCTCGACCTCGAGAACGTGCAGGCCCTTGTCTGTGATGGGACCGCCGTTGCGGAGGGGATGGGCAAGCTCGAGGGCCTCACCTTGCTCGCCGAGGCGTTGCCGGGAGTGCAGAAGGTCTTCGTGGGCCTTCCCATCTCCCCCGCCGTCGAAGCCCTGGCCCGCCGCACCGCCGACAAGCCCGTCCATATCCCGCCGCGAGCGGTCGAAGCGGAGGGCGCAGCGCCCGCCACCGGCCGCGGCACGTTGCAGTACCGCCTGGTGGCGGGACGTCGCCTCGATCACCTGGTGAACATCGTCCACGAGCGGATCGAGCGGGCCGGCAGGGAGCACGTGGCGATCTCCTTCCGCACCGAGGATCAGGCCGCCGATGTCGGTGACGAGATCGCCACGCGTGGCTTCACGGTGGGGGCCCCGGGGGATCTGGAGGCGCGCGTCTGGCTCTGTCCGCCCAGCGCGTCCGAACTCCCGCAGGTGGAGGACCCCATCACGGTGGTGGGCTACGAAGCGCCGGTGGGACCGGAGGCTTTGACCACCCTGTATGCGAGCCACACGGACTGCATCGTACTGGTGGAAGCCCGCGAGCTACCGCACCTGCGCGACACCGCTGGACGGGCGGGATTCGATGTCCGCGTGTTGCCGGTGCGTCCCTCCGAGCGGGCCGATGCAGAGCTTCTGGCGCTGGAGCGACGGCTGCGGGCGCGGCTCAAGGCGCCCGGACTGACGCCTTTCCTGCTCCTGGCCGAGCGCTTGGCGGGCGAGCAGGACCCACTCGAGGTGGCGTCTGCCGCCCTGGCCCTGGCCCTGGAGACCGGCCCCACCCCCTCGGCCGCGCCCCGCGAGCGGGCCGAGGTCGGCGCTCAGGCGCCGCCGGCCGCAGCGAGCTGGACCAAGCTGTTCCTGTCCATCGGGAGCAAGGATCAGGTCGGTCCCGGCGACCTCCTGGGGGCCATCACTGGAGAGTCGGGCATCTCTGGCTCCCAGGTCGGTCGCATCGACATCCACGAGACCTATACGCTGCTCGATGTGCAGACCGCTCAGGCCGAAAAGGTGATGAAGGCGCTGAACGGCACGACCATCCGTGGTCGCAGCATTCGAGCAGACTTCGATCGCGGACAGAAGAAGTCGCGTCCGCGCGGCGGTCCCCGAGGGGGGCGCGGACGGGGTCCGCGCACACCCCGACCTCAGGGGAATGCCTGA